In the genome of Carya illinoinensis cultivar Pawnee chromosome 13, C.illinoinensisPawnee_v1, whole genome shotgun sequence, the window tatatagagagagagagagagagagagagagagagagagagagagagagagagagagagagagttatgcAATCATGTATAAAAAAGGCGAAGAgatcaaaaagaagaagaagaaagaagaagggcaTTATAATGGTTCGGACCACGCCGAGTAAGATGAGCTGACCATTGGTACGCGTCGTATTGAAAGCACGTGTCCCGCGATAAGCCCTTTGGTCTGGTCGGAGAGACAACTTTGTCATCtatacaattttaattttaatttttctttttagttcttggGTCCACAAAGTCAAATGTCCACTAGGTGATCTGCTTCTCCTAGTATTTTGTAGCGACTCTGCTTTTCTCCCTCTCTGACCCTCACATTTTTTTGTATCCTTTACGTAATCTGTACTATCTCTCTCACACACCATACAGGCACCTGCCTAGCTACTCCTTCATGCACCGTCCAGGACACACTCTCTCTCCCACTCTCTACCTCTATAAATAAAAACCGTCCAGCATTTCAGTCTCCCAAACTGCGACTTACTGGCCGGTGAAGTGAGCACCAAAATAATTAAGCAAGCTTCAAACACAAACAAACAAAGCTGATCACTAGGAAAATGAAGCTTGCTTTTGGTGCTATTCGGCCATGCAACACCCCACCTGTATCCAAATGCACGGTTTCCATGCACTACTACTCTTCCATCTCGGCCACACCCAACCACAAAAGTATCACATTCCCACAGTTTGAGGTCTCCTGCAGCTCCCTCAAGCACGACTCCTCACAGCGCAGCCTCGCTGCTGCTCACTCCGTCAAACTCGGCAAGAGGTGGATGGAGTTCCAGGGTATTAACAACTGGGAGGGCCTGCTTGACCCTCTCGACGATAACCTACGCCGCGAAATCCTCCGCTACGGCAAGTTCGTCGAGGCAGCTTATCGTTCTTTTGACTTTGACCCCTCCTCCCCATCCTATGCCACGTGTCTTCACCCCAGAAACTCGCTCTTTAGCCGGACCGGAATCGGGGAAACCGGGTATAAAATCACCAAGAACCTGCGAACCACTTGTGGAGTCAAGTTGCCACGTTGGTTTCACAAGGCCCACCCCAATTGGGTGTCCACCCAGTCCAGCTGGATTGGCTACGTGGCGGTCTGTCAAGACAAGGAGGAGATCGCCAGGCTGGGACGACGTGACGTGGTGATCGCCTATAGGGGTACTGCAACATGTTTGGAGTGGCTCGAGAATCTACGTGCCACTTTAACCGATTTACCCAACGATCGTGCCGTTCCCAAGGAGGATGCGCCCATGGTAGAGAGCGGATTTTTGAGCCTCTACACATCTAGAACCGAAGCGTGTCCTAGCTTGCAAGAAATGGTGAGGGAAGAGATCGCAAAGGTGATTGAAACATACGGTGACGACGAGCCCCTCAGCTTCACGATAACAGGCCACAGCCTGGGTGCGGCATTGGCTACACTCACTGCATACGATCTCACCACCAATGAAAAAGCGCCATTGGTGACGGTGATATCATTCGGTGGGCCACGCGTAGGGAACAAGGGCTTCAGGTCCCACTTGGAAGAGAGTGGGAGCAGGATACTTAGGATTGTGAACTCGGATGACGTCATCACCAAAGTACCTGGCTTTGTGTTCAAGGATTGTGAGATGGCAAGGAGGCAGGCCGGTGTACACGTGGATGGCCTTCCGGGATGGTTACAGAGGTGCGTGGAAGAGATGCAGTGGGTATATGCAGACGTGGGACAAGAGCTTAGAGTAAGTAGCAGGGAGTCACCGCACCACGTCATCAAAAAGGGTGATATGGCCACGTGTCACGACCTGAAGACATATCTTCATTTGGTCAACGGTTTTGTGAGTTCTACCTGCCCTTTTAGAGCTACCGCGCAGACGTAGAGTGCAGCTGAGTAGTTCAATCCAACCAAGAGAATACATGGGGTTT includes:
- the LOC122292833 gene encoding phospholipase A(1) DAD1, chloroplastic-like; this translates as MKLAFGAIRPCNTPPVSKCTVSMHYYSSISATPNHKSITFPQFEVSCSSLKHDSSQRSLAAAHSVKLGKRWMEFQGINNWEGLLDPLDDNLRREILRYGKFVEAAYRSFDFDPSSPSYATCLHPRNSLFSRTGIGETGYKITKNLRTTCGVKLPRWFHKAHPNWVSTQSSWIGYVAVCQDKEEIARLGRRDVVIAYRGTATCLEWLENLRATLTDLPNDRAVPKEDAPMVESGFLSLYTSRTEACPSLQEMVREEIAKVIETYGDDEPLSFTITGHSLGAALATLTAYDLTTNEKAPLVTVISFGGPRVGNKGFRSHLEESGSRILRIVNSDDVITKVPGFVFKDCEMARRQAGVHVDGLPGWLQRCVEEMQWVYADVGQELRVSSRESPHHVIKKGDMATCHDLKTYLHLVNGFVSSTCPFRATAQT